From a single Polyangiaceae bacterium genomic region:
- a CDS encoding CapA family protein yields MFRPLALTLFAILALLLGCDGKQPEEQPAPAASVVPPAVKPAVPEKAAPEAPAEKLTVLFGGDVNLGRGAGQKILKNPKYDPFSEIAPLLATADLRAVNLESQLSDQNGETQSPKHHLIFTGPPGGADVLGAAHIDLVSLANNHSWDYGKKALFETFDNLERAGVAYTGARRKPNAAYEPTVLTIKGWRVAIFGVTHIWNQGPFDKHEGRFYVAWASFDNLQKQLRRAKKEYDLVLVSYHGGGEYVEVPMQWTRDFVRAVMSTGVDGFFGSHPHVPHGVGWSQTRPVFYSLGNLVFAMHSDYPWTGTSFMARVTYHRDGRIEAEACPYHILGHVPMPFEGKVKEARETQFRSHLKLLSAATGGSEVGAPGELSCMPVSPKKRPGVDG; encoded by the coding sequence ATGTTCCGCCCGCTTGCGCTCACGCTCTTCGCCATACTGGCGTTGCTGCTCGGCTGTGATGGAAAACAGCCCGAGGAGCAACCGGCGCCGGCAGCGAGCGTGGTGCCGCCCGCGGTAAAGCCCGCGGTCCCCGAGAAGGCCGCGCCCGAGGCCCCCGCGGAAAAGCTGACGGTTCTGTTCGGCGGCGACGTGAACCTGGGCCGCGGCGCAGGCCAGAAGATCCTGAAGAACCCGAAGTACGACCCATTTTCCGAGATCGCACCGCTGCTGGCCACCGCGGATCTGCGGGCCGTGAACCTGGAATCCCAGCTCAGTGACCAGAACGGCGAGACCCAGTCGCCGAAGCACCATTTGATCTTCACGGGCCCGCCCGGCGGCGCGGACGTGCTCGGCGCCGCCCACATCGATTTGGTGAGCCTCGCGAACAACCACTCCTGGGACTACGGCAAGAAGGCGTTGTTCGAGACCTTCGACAACCTGGAGCGCGCGGGGGTGGCGTACACCGGGGCGCGCCGCAAGCCGAACGCCGCCTACGAGCCCACGGTGCTCACCATCAAGGGCTGGCGCGTCGCCATCTTCGGCGTGACCCACATCTGGAACCAGGGGCCCTTCGACAAGCACGAGGGGCGTTTCTACGTGGCCTGGGCCAGCTTCGACAACTTACAGAAGCAGCTCCGACGGGCGAAGAAGGAGTACGACCTGGTGCTCGTCAGCTACCACGGCGGCGGAGAGTACGTGGAGGTCCCCATGCAGTGGACCCGCGACTTCGTGCGCGCGGTGATGAGCACCGGCGTGGACGGCTTCTTCGGTTCCCATCCCCACGTGCCGCACGGCGTGGGTTGGTCCCAAACTCGCCCAGTCTTCTACAGTCTCGGTAACCTGGTGTTCGCGATGCACAGCGACTACCCGTGGACCGGCACGAGCTTCATGGCGCGTGTGACCTATCACCGCGATGGGCGCATCGAAGCCGAGGCGTGCCCCTATCACATCCTGGGCCACGTCCCGATGCCCTTCGAGGGCAAGGTCAAGGAGGCCCGGGAGACCCAATTCCGCAGTCACCTGAAGCTGTTGTCCGCCGCCACCGGCGGTAGCGAGGTGGGTGCGCCGGGGGAGCTCTCGTGCATGCCGGTTTCTCCCAAGAAGCGTCCGGGAGTGGACGGATGA
- a CDS encoding formylglycine-generating enzyme family protein has translation MSRWLWFFALALPACHQATDEDLAAQDEAAAPASAAPAPSASAPEASCDPGCSSIERCDGGKCVPACPEGEVYVPATGPKGFTMGRGAAGAFDQAHTVILTQPFCMDATEVTVAAYRECMDAGKCTVPQLRDLNSNFREEYHRDKHPLNMVNFEQSTAYCEYRGEALPTEAQFEWASGHGDGRKYPWGDTEPSCELADFTPGGSPHLDPAGDVGCHGGGTSEVKAHPKGKTTWPDGDIFDLGGNVWEWTADCYVPYPSGTVTDPSPQSHPSLHGDCYVRSLRGGGWNRSYYSMRVKSRAGSKKTYRVPGLGFRCVRNPK, from the coding sequence ATGAGCCGCTGGCTTTGGTTCTTCGCGCTGGCCTTGCCGGCCTGCCACCAGGCGACGGACGAGGATCTCGCGGCGCAGGACGAAGCCGCCGCGCCGGCCAGCGCGGCGCCCGCGCCCAGCGCGTCGGCGCCCGAAGCGAGCTGTGATCCGGGCTGCAGCTCCATCGAACGTTGCGATGGCGGCAAGTGCGTGCCGGCGTGCCCCGAAGGCGAGGTGTACGTGCCGGCGACGGGACCCAAGGGCTTCACCATGGGGCGCGGAGCGGCCGGCGCCTTCGACCAAGCGCACACCGTGATCCTGACGCAGCCGTTTTGCATGGACGCGACGGAAGTGACGGTGGCCGCCTATCGCGAGTGCATGGACGCCGGCAAGTGCACCGTGCCGCAGCTCCGCGATCTCAACAGCAACTTCCGCGAGGAGTATCACCGCGACAAGCACCCGCTCAACATGGTGAACTTCGAGCAATCCACCGCGTACTGCGAGTACCGCGGCGAGGCGTTGCCCACGGAGGCGCAGTTCGAGTGGGCGTCGGGTCATGGTGACGGCCGCAAGTATCCGTGGGGCGACACCGAGCCCAGCTGTGAGCTCGCGGACTTCACGCCGGGGGGCTCGCCGCATCTCGATCCCGCCGGCGACGTGGGCTGCCACGGAGGCGGCACCAGCGAGGTGAAGGCGCACCCCAAGGGCAAGACGACCTGGCCGGACGGTGACATCTTCGATCTCGGAGGCAACGTGTGGGAGTGGACGGCGGATTGCTACGTGCCGTACCCCTCGGGCACCGTCACGGATCCGAGCCCGCAGAGTCACCCTTCACTGCATGGCGATTGCTACGTGCGCTCGCTGCGCGGCGGCGGGTGGAACCGCAGTTACTACTCGATGCGAGTGAAGAGCCGTGCCGGGTCGAAGAAGACGTACCGCGTGCCCGGCCTCGGCTTCCGCTGCGTCCGGAACCCGAAGTAA
- a CDS encoding alkaline phosphatase family protein codes for MKTREKYRPLVVLALLSLVVTGVWISLVRVILPVPAPKEVTPVRLLSEPLTQHLLFVVVDGLRYDIATNPELMPRFSRAMKEDASAELWAGRVSMTSSAVMSFGTGQRGRFEQIVRNINPDPPPFNSWLMNAKKAGLTVEAAGDPAWGQMFGPAFARHLDDPPGVAIDVDFNPHTFRDVRTLLRDRPNVMIAHFVTPDHQGHAYGILSQRYRDHVKRYDKLLFDLLGELGRDWTVVVTSDHGAVDSGTHGSDTPIQRRTPAFAYGPGIKKGGRPPGPLPQVDLAPTLATLVGAPLPAHGQGVLISEWIDLPPPEVAAASCKNAAGVVAYGEVATGAVAAASTLLAPCAAGAPPADKLAASRKAARRVDAAVTGAHGITSPKAWLTAALAVLLLTLMAFVALGRRVLPWLAGAFGVLALSIALVFEVERLPGGLPNAARVVCFVVGLLPALGFLVSPARFAQWVNRYPRLSILWVVGFTVSSYTPNTQPIAYVAVGLGVVVLSLSGWVTEDALPIYRSRPKVSWLRFAVALLVFLLLFRVGTKSEGIVPSWYVKHPALMYGGAIASVAAWSVGRLFRSPREHWLVVLLGLPLIVASLFLRPHLTPWLGRTAVLAFALVAAWAFRRRAYGLGLHLGLVSYAFVSRIWEVPAVVGLVYLAEAMGTALAESREPEEPPLATTAILVLVAFSLLTLLRIGMQGTIDFGGMDFGAGGFGDPHVPAWVVGFALVYKYVGPALLVLVALLAPLSRKVADRVLAGLTLAFIGRGAALTLMLFICGASFWTGLRVLGDWPFGMLGAGVAAIAWTLERYSSASRSSSS; via the coding sequence GTGAAGACCCGCGAGAAATATCGGCCTTTGGTCGTGCTGGCGCTCCTTTCGCTGGTGGTGACCGGCGTGTGGATCTCGCTGGTCCGCGTGATCCTGCCGGTGCCTGCGCCGAAGGAGGTCACGCCCGTCCGGCTGCTGAGCGAGCCCCTTACTCAGCACCTGTTGTTCGTGGTGGTGGACGGGCTCCGCTACGACATCGCCACCAATCCGGAGCTGATGCCCCGCTTCTCCCGCGCCATGAAGGAAGACGCCAGCGCGGAGCTGTGGGCCGGCCGCGTGAGCATGACCTCCAGCGCGGTGATGAGCTTCGGTACCGGTCAGCGCGGCCGCTTCGAGCAGATCGTTCGTAACATCAACCCGGATCCGCCGCCCTTCAACTCCTGGCTGATGAACGCCAAGAAGGCCGGGCTCACGGTGGAGGCCGCGGGAGATCCCGCGTGGGGTCAGATGTTCGGTCCCGCTTTCGCGCGCCACCTGGATGACCCGCCGGGGGTGGCCATCGACGTGGACTTCAATCCCCACACCTTTCGCGACGTGCGCACGCTGCTTCGGGATCGCCCAAACGTGATGATCGCGCACTTCGTCACGCCGGATCATCAAGGGCACGCCTACGGCATTCTGTCGCAGCGCTATCGCGATCACGTGAAGCGCTACGACAAGCTGCTCTTCGATCTGCTGGGCGAGCTCGGTCGCGACTGGACGGTGGTGGTCACCAGCGATCACGGCGCCGTGGACAGCGGCACTCATGGATCCGACACGCCGATACAGCGGCGCACTCCCGCATTCGCGTATGGACCGGGCATCAAGAAGGGCGGCCGCCCGCCGGGGCCGTTGCCGCAGGTCGATCTCGCGCCCACCTTGGCGACGCTCGTGGGCGCGCCGCTGCCCGCCCACGGTCAGGGCGTGCTGATCTCCGAGTGGATCGATCTTCCGCCCCCCGAGGTGGCGGCTGCCAGCTGCAAGAATGCCGCCGGAGTGGTCGCCTACGGCGAGGTGGCCACCGGCGCCGTGGCGGCGGCCAGCACGCTGCTCGCGCCCTGCGCCGCGGGAGCACCTCCAGCGGACAAGCTCGCTGCGAGTCGCAAGGCCGCGCGCCGGGTGGACGCCGCCGTGACCGGCGCCCACGGCATCACCTCGCCCAAGGCCTGGCTCACGGCCGCACTGGCGGTGTTGCTGCTCACCCTGATGGCGTTCGTGGCGCTGGGTCGTCGCGTGCTGCCCTGGCTCGCCGGCGCCTTCGGCGTGCTCGCGCTGTCCATCGCCCTCGTGTTCGAGGTGGAGCGGCTGCCCGGTGGGCTGCCGAACGCCGCGCGTGTGGTGTGCTTCGTGGTGGGCCTGCTCCCCGCCCTCGGCTTCTTGGTGTCTCCCGCGCGGTTCGCGCAGTGGGTGAACCGCTACCCACGGCTATCCATCCTGTGGGTCGTGGGCTTCACCGTCAGCAGCTACACGCCCAATACGCAACCCATTGCCTACGTCGCCGTGGGCCTCGGCGTGGTGGTGCTCTCGCTCTCGGGTTGGGTGACCGAAGACGCGCTGCCCATCTATCGCTCTCGTCCGAAGGTCTCTTGGCTGCGCTTCGCGGTGGCGCTGCTGGTGTTCCTGCTCTTGTTCCGCGTGGGCACCAAGTCCGAGGGCATCGTCCCGAGCTGGTACGTGAAGCACCCCGCGTTGATGTACGGCGGCGCCATCGCGTCCGTCGCCGCCTGGAGCGTGGGGCGTCTGTTCCGCTCCCCCCGCGAGCACTGGCTCGTCGTGCTCCTCGGTTTGCCCCTGATCGTGGCGTCGCTGTTCCTGCGCCCGCACCTCACGCCCTGGCTCGGGCGCACGGCGGTGCTCGCCTTCGCGCTGGTGGCCGCGTGGGCCTTTCGGCGCCGCGCCTACGGCTTGGGTCTGCACCTGGGCCTGGTGAGCTACGCCTTCGTCTCTCGCATCTGGGAAGTGCCTGCGGTGGTGGGCCTGGTGTACCTGGCGGAAGCGATGGGCACCGCCCTGGCGGAATCGCGGGAACCCGAGGAGCCACCGCTGGCCACGACGGCGATCTTGGTGCTGGTCGCCTTCTCCCTGCTCACGCTGCTCCGCATCGGCATGCAGGGCACCATCGACTTCGGCGGCATGGACTTCGGCGCCGGCGGCTTCGGCGATCCCCACGTTCCCGCTTGGGTGGTGGGCTTCGCGCTGGTCTACAAGTACGTGGGCCCCGCGCTGCTGGTGCTGGTGGCGCTGCTCGCGCCTCTCTCGCGCAAGGTCGCCGACCGCGTGTTGGCTGGCCTCACCCTCGCGTTCATTGGTCGCGGGGCCGCCCTCACGCTCATGCTGTTCATCTGCGGCGCCAGCTTCTGGACCGGCCTTCGGGTGCTCGGCGATTGGCCCTTCGGCATGTTGGGCGCGGGCGTTGCCGCCATCGCCTGGACGCTCGAGCGTTACTCCTCGGCGTCGCGATCCTCTTCCAGCTGA
- a CDS encoding TerB family tellurite resistance protein: MKIETATIRRLSEALLQSGRRPSMVMSPAYETLTREGLLSPEEMAAFTRVDPLAETMFLMMSADGKIEETERDAVRGAIRGLSDNLLRSGTINVMMETYQKRLDEQGRDERLREIADEIAEEKSEAEGAFALAAAVALADDEVAEEENELINQLAEWFGISEERANEILDQLEEDRDAEE; this comes from the coding sequence ATGAAGATCGAGACCGCCACCATCCGCCGCTTGTCCGAGGCGCTGCTCCAGAGCGGACGGCGCCCGAGCATGGTGATGTCGCCGGCTTACGAGACGTTGACGCGGGAGGGCCTGCTCAGCCCGGAGGAGATGGCCGCCTTCACCCGGGTGGATCCGCTGGCGGAAACGATGTTCTTGATGATGAGCGCCGACGGAAAGATCGAGGAAACGGAGCGCGACGCGGTGCGCGGTGCAATTCGCGGGCTCTCCGACAACCTGCTGCGTAGCGGCACCATCAACGTGATGATGGAGACTTACCAGAAGCGCCTGGACGAGCAGGGTCGGGACGAGCGCCTCCGGGAGATCGCCGACGAGATCGCGGAAGAGAAGAGCGAGGCGGAGGGCGCCTTTGCCCTCGCGGCAGCGGTGGCGCTGGCGGACGACGAGGTGGCAGAAGAAGAGAACGAGCTCATCAACCAGCTGGCGGAGTGGTTCGGGATTTCCGAAGAGCGCGCCAACGAGATCTTGGATCAGCTGGAAGAGGATCGCGACGCCGAGGAGTAA
- a CDS encoding serine/threonine protein kinase, with product MDDALSSRTRLYVGVLAGVAGFLHLLLVFVGLRVGHLSLAEALFGPGAVRRGALVVGSTALFLWLGRGRRSRSALLWVDVAAIALVAGSAVLDALNRGPAQRPELASLLLVALALCARAALVPSTGARTFVVGLVGLLPLLLISRSLYHGFARTMSTVAVVGFGLALLAVTATTSHVIYRLRRRVLGARELGAYRLGAKLGEGGMGTVYEAYHALLSRRTALKLVRASEHDEQQLRREAELTSQLSHPNTVALYDYGQTSDGIFYYVMELVDGVTLRELVDQHGPLPAGRVLSLLTQVSASLAQAHSRGLVHRDIKPTNVMVCRVEGYPDCVKVLDFGLALQVHGTADAARAAGTPEYMAPEASYHPERVGPATDVYAVGVLGYFLLTSNVPFTASTLQELAWAHFSQPPLPPSLTSAHSVPRDLEAVLLRCLAKDPKDRYANGGELHEALSQCSASEWSREAAETWWSSQPPVPEKSSTRDVAVTVPEGLVTQQIPSSRLARAHENPSREPVIARI from the coding sequence ATGGACGATGCGCTGAGCTCGAGAACGCGCCTGTACGTGGGCGTCCTGGCGGGCGTTGCCGGTTTTCTCCATCTGCTCCTGGTGTTCGTCGGGCTGCGTGTGGGGCACCTTTCGCTGGCCGAAGCGCTGTTTGGCCCGGGAGCAGTGCGCCGCGGGGCGCTGGTCGTGGGCAGCACGGCGCTGTTTTTGTGGCTTGGCCGTGGGCGGCGTAGCCGAAGTGCGCTGTTGTGGGTGGACGTCGCTGCCATCGCCCTGGTCGCGGGCAGCGCGGTGCTGGACGCCCTGAATCGAGGACCGGCGCAGCGCCCGGAGCTGGCATCGCTGCTCCTGGTGGCGCTGGCCCTGTGCGCCCGCGCGGCGTTGGTGCCCAGCACCGGGGCCCGCACGTTCGTCGTTGGCCTGGTGGGGCTCTTGCCGCTTCTGCTGATCTCGCGGTCGCTCTACCACGGCTTTGCTCGCACCATGTCCACGGTTGCGGTGGTTGGCTTCGGTCTGGCCTTGCTGGCCGTCACGGCAACCACCAGCCACGTGATCTATCGTCTGCGTCGCCGCGTGCTGGGCGCTCGAGAGCTGGGCGCCTATCGCCTGGGCGCAAAGCTGGGCGAGGGCGGCATGGGCACGGTGTACGAGGCGTATCATGCGCTGCTGAGCCGTCGCACCGCCCTCAAGCTCGTCCGCGCTTCGGAGCACGACGAGCAACAGCTGCGTCGGGAAGCAGAGCTCACCAGCCAACTCTCGCACCCCAACACCGTCGCTCTGTACGACTACGGTCAGACCAGCGACGGCATCTTCTACTACGTGATGGAGCTGGTGGATGGCGTCACGCTGCGAGAGCTCGTGGATCAGCATGGCCCGCTCCCCGCGGGGCGTGTGCTCTCGCTGCTCACGCAGGTCAGCGCATCCCTGGCTCAGGCTCACTCGCGCGGGCTGGTTCACCGCGACATCAAGCCCACCAACGTGATGGTGTGCCGCGTGGAAGGCTATCCGGACTGCGTGAAGGTGCTCGACTTCGGCTTGGCGCTGCAAGTGCATGGCACCGCGGACGCCGCGCGCGCTGCAGGAACTCCGGAGTACATGGCACCCGAGGCGTCCTACCATCCCGAACGCGTGGGTCCTGCTACGGACGTCTACGCCGTCGGCGTGCTCGGCTACTTCTTGCTCACGAGCAACGTGCCGTTCACGGCGAGCACGCTTCAAGAGCTGGCGTGGGCGCATTTTTCTCAGCCGCCGTTGCCTCCATCGCTGACCTCGGCTCACTCGGTCCCCCGCGATCTAGAAGCCGTGTTGCTCCGCTGCCTGGCGAAGGATCCAAAGGACCGCTACGCGAACGGCGGCGAGCTGCACGAAGCGCTCTCGCAGTGCAGCGCCTCGGAGTGGTCTCGGGAAGCTGCCGAGACGTGGTGGAGCAGCCAGCCGCCGGTGCCCGAGAAGTCGTCCACACGCGACGTGGCCGTCACCGTGCCGGAGGGTCTCGTCACTCAGCAGATCCCGAGCTCACGTCTCGCTCGAGCTCACGAGAACCCCTCGCGCGAGCCGGTCATCGCCCGCATCTGA
- a CDS encoding helix-turn-helix domain-containing protein, with amino-acid sequence MDHDLLARELLGAVCGRRSRRLLAKKLGYRTNVLNRWESGERAPSISELFRLAKLVGIDLIAVCAAFDTSAFSAGEQRLRQGDVSEFLRVLAGTQSITTLAEGAGLSRFVVSRILAGITEPKVGVFLKLLDVATGRALDWIAGFVDPPKLPSAQEEWARLTAYRRLAYDHPASEAVLALLELREQAGLSAHRPGWIASRLSITLNEEEETLQALSTAGLIVWKRNRWRVNDDQRFVDTRSDPAAFARLKQFWAQKAAEQLEARGGNLCAYVVFSATQADVEAISNINLEAFRDVRRVVRDSKPAQRAVLLTVQLTALDGKPVL; translated from the coding sequence GTGGATCACGACCTCCTGGCTAGGGAGCTGCTGGGCGCGGTGTGCGGCAGGCGTTCGCGTCGACTGCTGGCCAAGAAGCTCGGTTACCGGACCAACGTTCTCAACCGCTGGGAGAGCGGAGAACGCGCTCCGTCCATCTCGGAGCTCTTCCGCCTGGCCAAGCTCGTGGGCATCGATCTGATCGCCGTGTGCGCGGCTTTCGATACCTCCGCCTTCTCCGCGGGAGAGCAGCGTCTGCGGCAGGGCGACGTGAGCGAGTTCTTGCGAGTCCTGGCAGGAACGCAGTCGATCACGACGCTCGCCGAAGGAGCGGGACTCAGTCGCTTCGTGGTTTCACGCATTCTCGCGGGCATCACCGAGCCGAAGGTGGGCGTCTTCCTGAAGCTCCTGGACGTCGCCACCGGCCGCGCGCTGGACTGGATCGCCGGCTTCGTCGATCCGCCCAAGTTGCCCTCGGCACAGGAGGAGTGGGCGCGACTCACGGCCTATCGCCGCCTCGCCTACGATCACCCTGCGAGCGAAGCCGTCCTGGCACTTTTGGAGCTACGAGAACAAGCGGGGCTGTCCGCACATCGCCCTGGTTGGATCGCCTCGCGCCTGAGCATCACTCTCAACGAAGAAGAGGAGACGCTGCAAGCCTTGTCCACGGCGGGGCTCATCGTGTGGAAGCGCAACCGCTGGCGCGTGAACGACGACCAGCGCTTCGTCGATACGCGATCGGATCCCGCGGCCTTTGCCCGACTCAAGCAGTTCTGGGCACAGAAGGCCGCGGAGCAGCTGGAGGCGCGGGGCGGAAACCTGTGTGCCTACGTGGTGTTCTCCGCCACCCAGGCGGACGTGGAGGCGATCTCGAACATCAACCTGGAAGCGTTCCGAGACGTTCGGCGAGTGGTTCGGGACTCCAAGCCCGCCCAGCGCGCCGTGCTGCTCACCGTGCAGCTCACGGCGCTGGACGGAAAGCCGGTGCTGTGA
- a CDS encoding glycosyltransferase — translation MTGFAFVLMGLCSAWIVLGIVAVIRATSRTTRAPKPSELPPVTVLKPLCGADPGLEENLETFFNQDYPSYELLFGVQNPDDPAVALVEALIARHPEVPARLVVHTGADAINPKVDNILGMLPHASNDMLLVSDSNVRAPAHYVSEMVATRLADERTGLVTNLFAGTGEDGLGSALENVQLNGFCASGASLPTLLGDALVVGKSMLLSRAQFEGLGGFERVKNVLAEDFVIGKMFQHAGLEVRIAPTVLENVTRNMSVAAFIRRQLRWAMLRSRLRPWAQLSEIVTSPLAMLPAAWAVMGPAALTWCVLLLALRDVGGWVALRGWRRAWVAALLSPVRELVLLTVWLRAPLKRHVVWRGHKVRLGAGTLVYAPAGRR, via the coding sequence ATGACCGGTTTCGCGTTCGTGCTGATGGGCCTGTGCTCCGCCTGGATCGTGTTGGGCATCGTTGCCGTCATCCGCGCCACCTCGCGCACCACGCGAGCACCGAAGCCGAGCGAGCTGCCGCCCGTGACCGTGCTCAAGCCGCTGTGTGGCGCCGATCCTGGCCTGGAAGAAAACCTGGAGACGTTCTTCAATCAGGACTACCCGAGCTACGAGCTTCTCTTTGGAGTGCAGAATCCCGACGACCCCGCGGTGGCGCTGGTGGAGGCGTTGATCGCCCGGCATCCGGAGGTGCCGGCGCGACTGGTGGTGCACACGGGCGCGGACGCCATCAACCCCAAGGTGGACAACATCTTGGGCATGCTGCCGCACGCCTCCAACGATATGCTGCTGGTGAGCGACAGCAACGTACGCGCGCCCGCTCACTACGTCTCGGAGATGGTCGCCACCCGCCTCGCAGACGAGCGCACCGGTCTGGTGACGAACCTGTTCGCGGGTACGGGGGAAGACGGCCTGGGCTCGGCGCTCGAAAACGTCCAGCTCAACGGCTTTTGCGCGTCCGGCGCGTCGCTGCCCACTCTGCTCGGCGACGCGTTGGTAGTGGGCAAGAGCATGTTGCTGTCGCGTGCTCAGTTCGAGGGCCTGGGCGGCTTCGAGCGGGTGAAGAACGTGCTCGCCGAAGACTTCGTGATCGGCAAGATGTTCCAGCACGCGGGTCTGGAGGTCCGCATCGCACCCACGGTGCTCGAGAACGTGACGCGCAACATGAGCGTGGCGGCGTTCATCCGTCGCCAGCTCCGCTGGGCCATGCTGCGCTCGCGGCTCCGTCCCTGGGCGCAGCTATCGGAAATCGTCACCAGCCCGCTGGCGATGCTGCCCGCCGCCTGGGCAGTGATGGGTCCCGCGGCCCTCACCTGGTGCGTGCTGCTGCTCGCCCTGCGGGACGTGGGCGGCTGGGTGGCACTTCGCGGCTGGCGTCGCGCCTGGGTCGCGGCGCTCCTGTCCCCCGTGCGCGAGCTGGTCTTGCTCACGGTGTGGCTCCGCGCGCCGCTCAAGCGCCACGTCGTGTGGCGCGGGCACAAGGTCCGGCTCGGCGCGGGCACCTTGGTGTACGCGCCCGCCGGGCGACGCTGA
- a CDS encoding GtrA family protein translates to MVKPTFLQGLLVLLRSAGVGIVATLVDLGVLALLVSGLGVPVRAASIPALSLGIAVQFFGNKLFAFGDRSNAWLRQGTQFLGVEALGFVANLMLFDFIVSHTQLPYLAVRLVTTAVVYYAVCLPLWSKIFKPQLEETTS, encoded by the coding sequence ATGGTCAAACCCACCTTTCTCCAGGGCCTACTGGTGCTGCTGCGCAGCGCGGGGGTCGGCATCGTCGCCACCCTCGTCGACCTCGGCGTGCTCGCTCTGTTGGTGAGCGGACTGGGTGTTCCCGTGCGCGCTGCGAGCATCCCAGCGCTCAGCCTCGGGATCGCCGTTCAGTTCTTCGGCAACAAGCTGTTCGCGTTCGGAGATCGCTCGAACGCGTGGCTCCGACAAGGCACTCAGTTCCTGGGCGTGGAAGCGTTGGGCTTCGTCGCCAACTTGATGCTCTTCGACTTCATCGTTTCGCACACGCAGTTGCCGTACCTGGCGGTACGGCTCGTGACCACGGCGGTCGTCTACTACGCGGTCTGCCTGCCCTTGTGGTCGAAGATCTTCAAACCCCAGCTCGAGGAGACGACGTCATGA
- a CDS encoding transcriptional regulator encodes MSFVTTLSTRLSKGHDAELERALALAWSELSARHPGIAEHGGAFADHVAARWPLDVEPLTHVRGLAWPDLALAFLALRGDTSALTELSERLRPIVARVVARGDGPDADELSFALEGKLFDPQDSKLAGYVGGGELEGWLSVMATRTWLNLKRARGREQLTADVEPAAPLQDRVDSPELAYLKELYREQFRAAFERAATSLSPEERNVLSAYYSKRANIDAIAASRGIHRATAARRVSRAREQLLSETRRLLLAELQLPRSDLESVMRLIQSQLHVTLSRLFRED; translated from the coding sequence GTGAGCTTCGTGACGACCTTGTCCACCCGTCTGTCGAAAGGGCACGACGCGGAGCTCGAACGCGCCCTGGCGCTGGCGTGGAGCGAGCTTTCGGCGCGGCATCCCGGAATCGCCGAGCACGGAGGCGCCTTTGCGGATCACGTCGCCGCGCGATGGCCCCTGGACGTCGAGCCGTTGACGCACGTGCGCGGCTTGGCGTGGCCGGACCTGGCGCTGGCGTTTCTGGCGCTGCGCGGGGACACATCCGCGTTGACGGAGCTTTCGGAGCGCTTACGGCCCATCGTTGCGCGAGTCGTGGCGCGCGGGGACGGCCCGGACGCCGACGAGCTCTCGTTCGCCCTGGAAGGCAAGCTGTTCGATCCGCAAGACTCCAAGCTCGCAGGCTACGTGGGCGGCGGAGAGCTCGAGGGTTGGCTCAGCGTGATGGCGACGCGCACGTGGTTGAACTTGAAGCGCGCCCGAGGACGCGAGCAGCTGACCGCAGACGTGGAGCCGGCGGCGCCGCTCCAGGATCGGGTGGACAGCCCCGAGCTCGCGTACCTGAAGGAGCTCTACCGGGAGCAGTTTCGGGCCGCCTTCGAACGTGCCGCCACGAGCCTGAGCCCAGAGGAACGCAACGTGCTTTCGGCCTACTACTCCAAGCGCGCCAACATCGACGCGATCGCGGCAAGCCGGGGGATACATCGAGCCACGGCCGCGCGCCGCGTCAGTCGAGCGCGAGAGCAGCTGCTCTCGGAGACACGACGACTTCTGCTGGCAGAATTGCAGCTCCCCCGCTCCGACTTGGAAAGCGTCATGCGGTTGATCCAGAGCCAGCTCCACGTGACGCTCTCACGACTGTTTCGCGAGGATTGA